A single window of Nicotiana tomentosiformis chromosome 1, ASM39032v3, whole genome shotgun sequence DNA harbors:
- the LOC104118261 gene encoding transcription factor MYB3R-1-like isoform X1 — MESDKTSTTPSDDISSLQRVQPLNGRTSGPKRRSSQWTPEEDEILRQAVQLFKGKSWKRIAECFKDRTDVQCLHRWQKVLDPELVKGSWTKEEDDKLIELVNRYGPKKWSTIAQELAGRIGKQCRERWHNHLNPSINKEPWTQEEELTLIRAHQVYGNKWAELAKVLHGRSDNAIKNHWHSSVKKKLDSYLASGLLAQFPALPNVNHQNQSVPSSSMTLQQNSEDESVHKQGTEAEDSFVKKKLDSYLASGLLGQFPALPNVNHQNQSVPSSSMTLQQNSEDESVHKEGTEAEEVPECSQGSTFAGCSQSTSDLGNTFVHVRENGGMSEESICKKDATSSTAPCCRNYNPVFQDVSCSMLKVPSELVDSKFLEHNLSHDGGNSMEEDWQFNRDDIPNISPPELIQESSGISVHCLNGNENHDMEATTNVGNVVEGPYNPNEMFVCVDSCMMVYPEEGIPQCSSETGVNGCGQPAYSLFYRSSNYQIPEVGDMVPQNCNALSFDDFEASSHQPFSVPLQFSSEDRSPVFDLVLNQFHNPPLESPDHMKDSSRIVPVNDLGSTTSNTVQTCLLNEKSFVQEKQKDGGGLCYDPPRFPSSDVPFFCCDLMQSGSDTQEEYSPFGIRQLMMTSANCLTPLRLWDSPSRDDSPDAILKSAAKTFTGTPSILKKRHRHLLSPLSEKRCEKRLESDLNQESFSNMTSNFSRLDDMFDESANEKASMEDGENLPSSEDGRKEEGEISGANDAMGKVKQPPGVLVELSSNDLFLSPDSFLIKCDRATSLSNKALGKQYARRLEAASNQVTVSSSFETSCFSVVCSPDIRGKRRSSVVLATSAALGNTAEDSENRFGTETLSISGETPYKRSFESPSAWKSPWFMNSFPPSTRYDTELAFEDLARFMSPGDRSYDAIGLMKQLSEQTAASIADAHQILGSETPETNLSKRNSKKQKADEICKASNATSERRTLDFNECGTPGKGKETTKFGSNNSFSSPSSYLLKYCR; from the exons ATGGAAAGTGATAAAACCAGCACGACTCCTTCAGATGATATCAGTAGTCTGCAAAGAGTTCAGCCTTTGAACGG GAGGACGAGTGGTCCTAAGAGACGTTCCAGTCAGTGGACTCCTGAGGAG GATGAAATCTTGCGTCAAGCTGTCCAACTGTTTAAGGGGAAAAGCTGGAAAAGGATTG CGGAATGTTTTAAGGACCGGACAGATGTGCAATGCTTGCACAGGTGGCAGAAAGTTCTTGATCCCGAACTTGTCAAAGGCTCATGGACTAAGGAG GAGGATGATAAACTAATCGAATTAGTGAACAGATATGGCCCCAAAAAATGGTCCACCATTGCACAAGAGTTAGCAGGACGTATTGGAAAGCAATGTCGGGAAAG GTGGCACAATCATCTGAATCCTTCAATAAACAAAGAACCTTGGACGCAAGAGGAGGAATTGACTCTAATTCGTGCCCATCAAGTTTATGGAAACAAGTGGGCAGAGTTAGCAAAAGTTTTGCATGGAAG GTCTGACAATGCAATAAAGAATCATTGGCATAGTTCTGTTAAAAAGAAACTGGACTCGTATTTGGCATCAGGTTTACTTGCACAGTTCCCTGCTCTACCTAATGTCAACCATCAGAACCAATCAGTCCCTTCTTCTTCTATGACGTTGCAACAAAATAGTGAAGATGAAAGCGTTCACAAACAAGGAACAGAAGCGGAGGATAGTTTTGTTAAAAAGAAACTGGACTCATATTTGGCATCAGGTCTACTTGGACAGTTCCCTGCTCTGCCTAATGTCAACCATCAGAACCAATCAGTCCCTTCTTCTTCTATGACGTTGCAACAAAATAGTGAAGATGAAAGCGTTCACAAAGAAGGAACGGAAGCAGAGGAAGTGCCTGAATGCAGTCAAGGCTCTACTTTTGCTGGCTGTTCTCAGTCTACAAGTGACTTGGGCAACACATTTGTGCATGTAAGAGAGAATGGTGGGATGTCGGAGGAATCAATTTGTAAAAAGGATGCAACCTCCAGCACTGCTCCATGTTGTAGGAACTATAACCCGGTTTTTCAAGATGTTTCTTGTTCAATGCTAAAAGTTCCTAGTGAACTTGTGGATTCCAAGTTCCTTGAGCATAATTTATCACATGACGGGGGCAATTCCATGGAAGAAGATTGGCAGTTTAATAGGGATGACATACCTAATATTTCTCCTCCCGAGCTAATTCAGGAATCTTCAGGGATTTCCGTGCACTGTTTAAATGGCAATGAAAACCATGACATGGAAGCAACTACTAATGTAGGAAACGTGGTTGAGGGTCCATATAATCCCAACGAAATGTTTGTTTGTGTGGACAGTTGCATGATGGTATACCCTGAGGAAGGAATTCCTCAATGCTCCTCTGAAACTGGGGTTAATGGCTGTGGTCAACCTGCATATTCTTTATTTTACCGATCATCAAACTATCAGATCCCTGAAGTAGGAGATATGGTTCCACAAAACTGCAATGCTTtaagttttgatgattttgaagcTTCATCCCATCAGCCTTTTTCTGTTCCTTTACAATTTTCTTCAGAGGATAGATCGCCTGTGTTTGACCTTGTTTTAAATCAGTTCCATAATCCTCCGCTTGAAAGCCCAGATCATATGAAAGATTCCTCAAGGATAGTTCCTGTGAATGATCTTGGCTCAACTACATCAAACACTGTTCAAACATGTCTGCTGAATGAAAAATCATTTGTACAAGAAAAGCAGAAAGATGGAGGAGGTTTATGCTACGACCCTCCTCGTTTTCCAAGCTCAGATGTTCCTTTCTTTTGTTGTGATCTTATGCAATCTGGTTCAGATACACAGGAAGAGTATAGCCCTTTTGGCATCCGGCAGTTGATGATGACTTCAGCGAACTGCCTTACTCCATTAAGGTTGTGGGATTCACCATCAAGAGATGATAGTCCAGATGCTATCTTGAAAAGTGCTGCCAAAACTTTTACAGGGACACCTTCTATACTAAAGAAGCGACATCGTCATTTACTGTCGCCTTTGTCAGAAAAGAGATGTGAGAAAAGGCTTGAAAGCGATCTCAATCAGGAATCATTCTCTAATATGACTTCAAACTTTTCCCGACTAGACGATATGTTTGATGAGTCAGCAAATGAAAAAGCGTCTATGGAAGACGGAGAAAATCTACCATCCTCAGAAGATGGAAGAAAAGAGGAGGGTGAAATTTCTGGAGCCAATGATGCAATGGGAAAG GTAAAACAGCCTCCTGGAGTTCTGGTTGAGCTTAGCTCAAATGACCTGTTCTTATCTCCTGATAGTTTCTTGATCAAGTGTGATAGAGCTACAAGTCTAAGTAATAAAGCTCTGGGTAAGCAGTATGCTAGACGACTTGAAGCTGCATCAAATCAAGTTACTGTTTCGTCCTCTTTCGAGACTTCATGCTTTTCTGTTGTTTGCTCTCCTGACATACGTGGGAAGCGTAGAAGCAGTGTTGTCCTAGCTACATCAGCTGCATTGGGGAATACAGCTGAAGATTCTGAAAATAGATTTGGTACTGAGACTTTAAGCAT ATCTGGAGAGACACCTTATAAAAGGAGTTTTGAATCTCCTTCAGCATGGAAATCTCCATGGTTCATGAATTCTTTTCCGCCAAGCACAAGATATGATACAGAACTTGCATTTGAG GATCTTGCGCGTTTTATGAGCCCTGGTGACAGAAGCTATGATGCTATTGGGTTAATGAAGCAATTAAGTGAGCAGACAGCAGCTTCAATTGCAGATGCCCATCAGATCTTGGGAAGTGAAACTCCAGAAACAAATTTGTCGAAAAGGAATTCCAAAAAACAGAAAGCAGATGAAATTTGTAAGGCTTCAAATGCAACG AGTGAGAGACGCACACTCGATTTCAATGAATGTGGAACACCAGGAAAGGGAAAGGAAACTACCAAATTTGGCAGCAACAACAGTTTTTCAAGTCCTTCCTCCTACCTGTTGAAATATTGCAGATAA
- the LOC104118261 gene encoding transcription factor MYB3R-1-like isoform X2: protein MESDKTSTTPSDDISSLQRVQPLNGRTSGPKRRSSQWTPEEDEILRQAVQLFKGKSWKRIAECFKDRTDVQCLHRWQKVLDPELVKGSWTKEEDDKLIELVNRYGPKKWSTIAQELAGRIGKQCRERWHNHLNPSINKEPWTQEEELTLIRAHQVYGNKWAELAKVLHGRSDNAIKNHWHSSVKKKLDSYLASGLLAQFPALPNVNHQNQSVPSSSMTLQQNSEDESVHKQGTEAEDSFVKKKLDSYLASGLLGQFPALPNVNHQNQSVPSSSMTLQQNSEDESVHKEGTEAEEVPECSQGSTFAGCSQSTSDLGNTFVHVRENGGMSEESICKKDATSSTAPCCRNYNPVFQDVSCSMLKVPSELVDSKFLEHNLSHDGGNSMEEDWQFNRDDIPNISPPELIQESSGISVHCLNGNENHDMEATTNVGNVVEGPYNPNEMFVCVDSCMMVYPEEGIPQCSSETGVNGCGQPAYSLFYRSSNYQIPEVGDMVPQNCNALSFDDFEASSHQPFSVPLQFSSEDRSPVFDLVLNQFHNPPLESPDHMKDSSRIVPVNDLGSTTSNTVQTCLLNEKSFVQEKQKDGGGLCYDPPRFPSSDVPFFCCDLMQSGSDTQEEYSPFGIRQLMMTSANCLTPLRLWDSPSRDDSPDAILKSAAKTFTGTPSILKKRHRHLLSPLSEKRCEKRLESDLNQESFSNMTSNFSRLDDMFDESANEKASMEDGENLPSSEDGRKEEGEISGANDAMGKVKQPPGVLVELSSNDLFLSPDSFLIKCDRATSLSNKALGKQYARRLEAASNQVTVSSSFETSCFSVVCSPDIRGKRRSSVVLATSAALGNTAEDSENRFGTETLSISGETPYKRSFESPSAWKSPWFMNSFPPSTRYDTELAFEDLARFMSPGDRSYDAIGLMKQLSEQTAASIADAHQILGSETPETNLSKRNSKKQKADEICKASNAT from the exons ATGGAAAGTGATAAAACCAGCACGACTCCTTCAGATGATATCAGTAGTCTGCAAAGAGTTCAGCCTTTGAACGG GAGGACGAGTGGTCCTAAGAGACGTTCCAGTCAGTGGACTCCTGAGGAG GATGAAATCTTGCGTCAAGCTGTCCAACTGTTTAAGGGGAAAAGCTGGAAAAGGATTG CGGAATGTTTTAAGGACCGGACAGATGTGCAATGCTTGCACAGGTGGCAGAAAGTTCTTGATCCCGAACTTGTCAAAGGCTCATGGACTAAGGAG GAGGATGATAAACTAATCGAATTAGTGAACAGATATGGCCCCAAAAAATGGTCCACCATTGCACAAGAGTTAGCAGGACGTATTGGAAAGCAATGTCGGGAAAG GTGGCACAATCATCTGAATCCTTCAATAAACAAAGAACCTTGGACGCAAGAGGAGGAATTGACTCTAATTCGTGCCCATCAAGTTTATGGAAACAAGTGGGCAGAGTTAGCAAAAGTTTTGCATGGAAG GTCTGACAATGCAATAAAGAATCATTGGCATAGTTCTGTTAAAAAGAAACTGGACTCGTATTTGGCATCAGGTTTACTTGCACAGTTCCCTGCTCTACCTAATGTCAACCATCAGAACCAATCAGTCCCTTCTTCTTCTATGACGTTGCAACAAAATAGTGAAGATGAAAGCGTTCACAAACAAGGAACAGAAGCGGAGGATAGTTTTGTTAAAAAGAAACTGGACTCATATTTGGCATCAGGTCTACTTGGACAGTTCCCTGCTCTGCCTAATGTCAACCATCAGAACCAATCAGTCCCTTCTTCTTCTATGACGTTGCAACAAAATAGTGAAGATGAAAGCGTTCACAAAGAAGGAACGGAAGCAGAGGAAGTGCCTGAATGCAGTCAAGGCTCTACTTTTGCTGGCTGTTCTCAGTCTACAAGTGACTTGGGCAACACATTTGTGCATGTAAGAGAGAATGGTGGGATGTCGGAGGAATCAATTTGTAAAAAGGATGCAACCTCCAGCACTGCTCCATGTTGTAGGAACTATAACCCGGTTTTTCAAGATGTTTCTTGTTCAATGCTAAAAGTTCCTAGTGAACTTGTGGATTCCAAGTTCCTTGAGCATAATTTATCACATGACGGGGGCAATTCCATGGAAGAAGATTGGCAGTTTAATAGGGATGACATACCTAATATTTCTCCTCCCGAGCTAATTCAGGAATCTTCAGGGATTTCCGTGCACTGTTTAAATGGCAATGAAAACCATGACATGGAAGCAACTACTAATGTAGGAAACGTGGTTGAGGGTCCATATAATCCCAACGAAATGTTTGTTTGTGTGGACAGTTGCATGATGGTATACCCTGAGGAAGGAATTCCTCAATGCTCCTCTGAAACTGGGGTTAATGGCTGTGGTCAACCTGCATATTCTTTATTTTACCGATCATCAAACTATCAGATCCCTGAAGTAGGAGATATGGTTCCACAAAACTGCAATGCTTtaagttttgatgattttgaagcTTCATCCCATCAGCCTTTTTCTGTTCCTTTACAATTTTCTTCAGAGGATAGATCGCCTGTGTTTGACCTTGTTTTAAATCAGTTCCATAATCCTCCGCTTGAAAGCCCAGATCATATGAAAGATTCCTCAAGGATAGTTCCTGTGAATGATCTTGGCTCAACTACATCAAACACTGTTCAAACATGTCTGCTGAATGAAAAATCATTTGTACAAGAAAAGCAGAAAGATGGAGGAGGTTTATGCTACGACCCTCCTCGTTTTCCAAGCTCAGATGTTCCTTTCTTTTGTTGTGATCTTATGCAATCTGGTTCAGATACACAGGAAGAGTATAGCCCTTTTGGCATCCGGCAGTTGATGATGACTTCAGCGAACTGCCTTACTCCATTAAGGTTGTGGGATTCACCATCAAGAGATGATAGTCCAGATGCTATCTTGAAAAGTGCTGCCAAAACTTTTACAGGGACACCTTCTATACTAAAGAAGCGACATCGTCATTTACTGTCGCCTTTGTCAGAAAAGAGATGTGAGAAAAGGCTTGAAAGCGATCTCAATCAGGAATCATTCTCTAATATGACTTCAAACTTTTCCCGACTAGACGATATGTTTGATGAGTCAGCAAATGAAAAAGCGTCTATGGAAGACGGAGAAAATCTACCATCCTCAGAAGATGGAAGAAAAGAGGAGGGTGAAATTTCTGGAGCCAATGATGCAATGGGAAAG GTAAAACAGCCTCCTGGAGTTCTGGTTGAGCTTAGCTCAAATGACCTGTTCTTATCTCCTGATAGTTTCTTGATCAAGTGTGATAGAGCTACAAGTCTAAGTAATAAAGCTCTGGGTAAGCAGTATGCTAGACGACTTGAAGCTGCATCAAATCAAGTTACTGTTTCGTCCTCTTTCGAGACTTCATGCTTTTCTGTTGTTTGCTCTCCTGACATACGTGGGAAGCGTAGAAGCAGTGTTGTCCTAGCTACATCAGCTGCATTGGGGAATACAGCTGAAGATTCTGAAAATAGATTTGGTACTGAGACTTTAAGCAT ATCTGGAGAGACACCTTATAAAAGGAGTTTTGAATCTCCTTCAGCATGGAAATCTCCATGGTTCATGAATTCTTTTCCGCCAAGCACAAGATATGATACAGAACTTGCATTTGAG GATCTTGCGCGTTTTATGAGCCCTGGTGACAGAAGCTATGATGCTATTGGGTTAATGAAGCAATTAAGTGAGCAGACAGCAGCTTCAATTGCAGATGCCCATCAGATCTTGGGAAGTGAAACTCCAGAAACAAATTTGTCGAAAAGGAATTCCAAAAAACAGAAAGCAGATGAAATTTGTAAGGCTTCAAATGCAACG TAA